The Tubulanus polymorphus chromosome 3, tnTubPoly1.2, whole genome shotgun sequence nucleotide sequence TGCGTGACAAATGATAAATTCAGAAAAGTagcaattcatattttaaaatcatcgcTTCATAAACGACATGAGCCTCGAATGGATAAAATGCACCAATAAAGCTCGTACCACAATTATACCGCCGGTCGCCGTATACACCTGGCTGACACCCAGCTGGccggctggctggctggctggctggctggctggctggctggctggccgACCGGGTAGTGGAACATTGTGTGGAACTATGTCACGTGAATGATTGAAAGAAGTTtctgttatcatttccatCAAAACATGGTGAGATTATCCATCCACCTCTCACCCTCCGGCGGGGGGTTCACGGGGTGAATTATCATCCAGGTAATCACCGGTTAATGCTAAAATACGGATTGTACGCCTTGATTGCGGATATGACTAAAATCAGGATGACTAAGATTATATGCGCGACGAGAAGAGGTCGGTCTATCAGCTCCAGACGGCAGACCCGGGACAAGTGCCGGATAGATTTGAATCCCGGGTAAGAGAGGTTCACGGATAATCCTTTACATCTGTTGTCCGGTGGTTATGATCCCACAGTGTGTACAGTATTATCACAGATAAGATAGTTTGTCAGTGTAGTGTCGCGCGATCCAGTCGAGAGTCGGCCGCTGACggtatgatgatgatttagatgatgtcataattCCCCTAGTTACAAGCACGCGGTAGAAGAATCCTCGAACACGATTCGAAATCAATATCTAATAATATCAGTTTGTGAGGATCTTATTTCAATCGTGAAACAGTGAACAGATACTGAGACTAGAACTGATCCTTCTGACGGATTACATGAATTTACCATTTACAGCCCCAGATGATAGAGTCGGAGGAGAAGCGGGGGAAGCGGATAGTGATTTGATATTGAACTCCACTTCTTTCCGTCTGAAATACGTGGAAAAAATCCACAATCCTTACTAATACCGGATCCGCGGCGGCGCgagtttaatttgtttctggatccagttccacagttgttttTGAGACTCAGTTGCATCCAGAGTTCTTGGAAGCCCTATAGAATTCTCATATTTTACAGGCAATTTAAGAATCGTAAATGTTTCTACTGTAAgttatatcattgatatcacaATCTTTGACTCGTggtaaattctcaatttcaACTAAGACATTATAGGTGTTCAGTCCATTTCCTTATTTTACTTTAAAACAAACATGTCCAGTCCACTTCCTTACTTTATttacttaaatgaaaatataatccatatccttattttactttttacacAAGTCAAGTCCATTTCCACGTTTTACTTCAAAAGAAACTTTTCAGCCCGCTTCCTTGAAATAAGCTTGTCCAGTCCCTTTCCTTATTTTACTTTAaaattaaattctttttttttttctaaataaaaaaACTTCGTCTTTGATCACGAGTCCAATCGTCTAAAGCCAATATGTCGCTtttatttataaatgatgaGTTGTTTCATCGCAGCTAAGAAATTGTCAACTCAGTAATCCACGAATCATTCTAACATATCCAATTGCCCTAATATTAACATAACACCCTCTCGCTCTCTCACATCTCACACCGGTACAGCAGTCGTCGGCCGGGGGTGACATTGACGACATCTTTATATCGAAGATAAATCCATTATTAAGACTATCGGAGCTATCTAATATAAATAACAGAGATCCCAGGGGGCTACAGTGTAAATCACAGGCTGATCCCATCAGTCATCGGAATTACAACTGAATCCATCTCCTCAATTCCAAATTGCCATCACCAGAGAAAACTGATTATTAATTGTAGACTTTCTCAAATCATTTGAAAGTTAAATTGTAGCATTAGACTGTTCACACATTTAGGGGGTTAAAATGCCCACTTCACACACAGAAAACAAATGAAGGATaacaatcaatttttcaaattctctgattttcagcaattttcttcattaaatTCACCGAATTAGTCATGCTACTATTTAACTTTAAAACAACGAAGACCAtgcaaaaattgaaataaaaatttaaaacaaaaatcgaTTCTAGCAATAGCAATCATCTTTATTGCCTTCTTTTTgctgaatgaattaaatatcTGAAGGATGCAGAAAGACTCACTATTGAAAACACAGTATCTGCTGCTACAATACTGACAGCTTCACGAACAGCTGCTTACCCCGGCTGGGTAAAACCTGATTCACAAAATACTGctgaaaatacaaacatatccATTCATTTTACATTCAAGTGACAACATTGttagaaatatatctaaaggacAAGGGCTGTAATAAGAACCATTGACAGCTACACCAAGGGGCCTTAAGAGAAATGGACAGTGAGATGAATTACAAGCAAGGGACAGCTAGTTAATTCACAAGCAAGGGACAGCTAGTTAACTTACAAGCAAAGGGACAGCTAGTTAACTTACAAGCAAGGGACAGCTAGTAAACTTACAAGCAAGGGACAGCTAGTTAACTTACAAGCCAGGGACAGCTAGTTAACTTACAAGTCAGGGACAGCTAGTTAACTAGAAATACAagcatattttcttttctatgaaggtaatgaaatgaattttgagaCAAGAAACCGTAGAAATTGTTGGAGACAAGAAAGAAagagaaatgaatgaattgtattgTAGTTTTATGCGAGGTGATGTGAATGGACCAGTAGGATGAGAGGAGGTGGCCACGGGTTTCATAATAACTATCTGTGCCATTATCAACTAATCTAATAGTAATACTATCATCACTCtgacacacagacacacagagAGCTGATTCAATAATTGTCATCTTCAATAAATCTTGATGGATTAATGTAGAATTCAGTAGTGCACACACAGCTGCCTTCATTACAAATACACTGGATTTAGTTCACTGCCATCTCCCTGGTTCTATGTGGGTTTAAATCTACTCTGATAGACGAATTAGTTTAGAAACCGAGAGTAAGAACTATGTGATACTAGGAATGAAACAGTAAACCAGGTCCAGTACTGAGAGTGAATATGCTAGGGGTGATTTTCAGTTCGTGCATAGTACACTAGATGGCAGCAGTGTCTGGTGGTTTTGGTAAGATGAAcactagatggcagcactgagCGTAGTCTAACGGTGAGGcgggaaaattgaaatcaacCAACCTGAAATCAGATAACAGCATTCGATCAAACACGCTGTTAATCCAGATTAGGATTAGTATAATCCAGTCGAACGTTCTTATCTGAATCGAGCACAGTACAGTTGACTCATTGTTGCGTGGTTATGGTAACCTCATTTTCGTCATCTCGGGTAGTTAAACTCAACAATGCGGTAACCGGTGATGACGGTGATGTTGCTGTTATTACACTTTGTTGCGTCTCTTCGACGCTGATACAACAATACTCCTGAACGCTAGACGTGGTTGCCCCAGCGACACAGTTGCTgatatcatttttgtaaaCAATAAGCGGTTGtagaatgaactgattttgaatgtttaaCGGTGCCGATTGTTGAACACACGCACCGGTAGTTCGTTTCGGTAAAATGAACTGATGACCTCGACCTCTACCCAGCTGCGTCCACTGCGATTGTTGCTGCGTTGCTAGGAGACCGGTAACAGTAATAATCGGTGTATctgaattttgatttcgatTCGGATTTtcgtttaattgatttaattccaTGTGAACCGGtaattgctgctgctgctgctgttggcCAGCACTATGCAGCATCACGTCCGTACCTGCAGCTGCTGCACCTGCTGCTCCTATTATACGCTGTATTTGAGCACTATCCGGTTGAATTTGGAActgaatttcagaaaatgcgGATAAAGGAATCGTTTGAACTTGTTGTGAATTGTCAGCAGACATGAGTAAAGTTAGTTCAGTATTATCCATCTGATCGGGAGTGATATTCACATGCTGCTCATGCACAGTAAGGGCGACATCCTCcctctgctgctgctgctcgtgctgctgctgctgcttgtgctgctgctgctcgtgctgctgctgctgctgctgctgtgcgGGGTGTTGAGGAGTCagtaataaatctgattcagTGACCTGTGTTGAAGCAGACGCCTGGCGTGTTGAGACTGCGTGGTTGATTGTCGGAACGATGACAGAAGCCGATGAACTCTGATCTCGGATACAATCTTCCTCTAAAGCGATGATTAGCGTTGAACCCTGCGACGAGTCATTGTTTATAACCGGTGTTTGTAAGTCTAATACGGCTTGAGCAGTTGCCACCAGGTCGCGCTGTACGGcgtccaccagggggcgctgttGGTCGTGTTGTTTAAGATGAGCTCGTAATGAATCCTCTCTATAGAAACTGCTGTCACACTGCGGACACCGATGATGACAGTTTTTACGATTCACGCAGCTCCCGGACGCCGGCGACCTTGACCCCGATGGAAGTTTAGCGTTCGTTTTCGCTTTACGTTTATTCGGATTCGAAATGGTCGTTGCCTTGACTACGGATAATCTATTGTCATTTTTCGATTGTTGTTTGTTGCCGCTGGTTACGATCGAGCAGCTGTGTTTTTCGTCGCGGTGAGTTCTCAGATCAAATCGAGATTTCGCTACATAGTTACACTTTTTACACACAATAGAGGGCGCATTCGGGCCGTGGTTCATTCTCTTATGCACCGTCAGATTCCCTGAAACATACACAGatataatgaatattcaaTCAGTCTCATTCTCTACATGGTTAGTAGGAGTATGGCTTCACTTTTGATGCGGTAAAGGCTCTGGTTTAGTGAATCGCGCCGAACAGCTCATCGTGTGATTTAtcaaacaatgaaaataaccTATGGACAAATCATTAATGTGATAATAACCCAGAAGGAAGATGTGTGTGTGCGTTTGACTTTTGATTATTTGCCATGACAATAATTCAGATAACTCCTCATAAAGTAGCACTTTTCAGCGCTTATTGACATTGTTGTGATAAGCAAGCACAATCAGGGCCGTAACAAATTTTTCCCAAAAAGTAACACTTTTAGTAGGACTTGCTGTAAACTTTAGCCCGTACAGAAGTTAGAAGTTCTGTCCTCAGTTtcggatcattcatttattacgtacgcatagaatttgaatttttcaacccccctccccctctgtacgcaaaatcagccatttttttcgtatacattaaacattacagtacgcaatttcactgacccctcccccctcccctaatgcgtacgtaatacaTGCACGATGCCTTCCtcaaatcaaaagataaagagacaaatgaaaatgaaacgtaCCTTTAACAGAACAGGAATATTTACAGAGATCGCAGTG carries:
- the LOC141902753 gene encoding uncharacterized protein LOC141902753, whose translation is MDSVLSPDIHICGACRAEFDCIKEFTQHKQHQCILLRKYYQKQHLADSKTLSTPPQHRTADQTLTASRQLIELVRQASSDEIDFVSDKERGLAARTAGTSDSHHTRGSRINQTELIDLKCNVTDQQQIPPLLKKKSYSSANTVQEKKSNDSSSVNTRGISQLPTIGRSIPAVHTSRRTTNKARKLPQKNYKCSYKDCPFTCAYPKDLKRHLVKHSGEKPYVCPVCSRRYGRKDKLIEHYKNHSEEKRYQCDTCEYKCNEKSALVKHQRIHSGLKPYKCQICMKSFNNTSQLTVHIRIHTGDAPFKCQTCEAAFKINSDLKRHVRIHSGEKPFHCDLCKYSCSVKGNLTVHKRMNHGPNAPSIVCKKCNYVAKSRFDLRTHRDEKHSCSIVTSGNKQQSKNDNRLSVVKATTISNPNKRKAKTNAKLPSGSRSPASGSCVNRKNCHHRCPQCDSSFYREDSLRAHLKQHDQQRPLVDAVQRDLVATAQAVLDLQTPVINNDSSQGSTLIIALEEDCIRDQSSSASVIVPTINHAVSTRQASASTQVTESDLLLTPQHPAQQQQQQQHEQQQHKQQQQHEQQQQREDVALTVHEQHVNITPDQMDNTELTLLMSADNSQQVQTIPLSAFSEIQFQIQPDSAQIQRIIGAAGAAAAGTDVMLHSAGQQQQQQQLPVHMELNQLNENPNRNQNSDTPIITVTGLLATQQQSQWTQLGRGRGHQFILPKRTTGACVQQSAPLNIQNQFILQPLIVYKNDISNCVAGATTSSVQEYCCISVEETQQSVITATSPSSPVTALLSLTTRDDENEVTITTQQ